Within the Bacteroidia bacterium genome, the region GCCCGTTCAGCTCCGGTGGAAGAGGAGGATAAGCGACATGTAGCAGATATTTTCCTCTTAACTTCCAAGCCGGTTTTATATGTGTGTAATGTGGATGAAGGCAGTGTGATTAGCGGAAATAAATTTTCAGAATTGGTGAAGGATGCTGTAAAAGATGAAAAGGCAGAGGTTTTGTTGATTTCGGCCGCTATTGAAGCAGATATTGCTCAATTGGATAGCCTGGAAGATCGCATGAGTTTTCTAGCTGATTTAGGATTAAATGAACCTGGCGTGAATAAACTTATTCAGGCTGCTTACCGCTTGTTAAGCCTGCAAACGTATTTTACTGCCGGGGTAAAAGAAGTAAGAGCCTGGACCATTCATCACGGAGATACGGCTCCACAAGCTGCGGGAGTAATTCACAGCGATTTTGAAAAAGGATTTATCAGAGCGGAAGTAATTAAATATGCCGACTTTTTGAAATATGGTTCTGAAGTTGCCTGCAAAGAGGCCGGTAAAATGTCGGTAGAAGGAAAAGAATACATCGTGAATGACGGAGACATTATGCATTTCCGATTCAATGTTTAACACTGGCTTTTAAATTGAAAATTTGAATAAACGGAATTATCAAGTTGTTGAATGGAAAGACTTTATCGAATCTTCAAACCCTAAACATAAAAAAATTAAAGTCTAAACCCTATATTTGTCCCATTCAATCATGATTTATTCTCAACTGGTTCAACGGAAAAAGGAAGGAAAGAAATCCTTTGCTTTACTTATTGACCCGGACAAACCCAAGAAGGACGAGCTTTTACAGTTGATTAAACTGGCCAATGAAGAAGGTGTAGATTATTTTTTTGTTGGTGGAAGTTTGTTGACCAATGGAAGCCTGGAAGATTGTATTGTTACAATTAAGGCCAATAGTACTATTCCGGTGGTGTTGTTTCCCGGTAATGGTTTAATGGTTAATAAAAATGCAGATGCGATTCTGTTGTTATCGGTGATTTCCGGACGTAATCCTGAAATGCTGATTGGTAAACATGTGGAAGCTGCGCCATCCTTGCGCAGAAGTAAATTAGAAATTATTCCAACCGGATATATGCTGATAGAAAGCGGAAAGCCAACTTCTGCTTCTTATATGAGCAATACCACTCCTATCCCTGCCGATAAAGCAGACATTGCGGCTTGCACAGCCATGGCAGGTGAAATGTTGGGTCTGAAATGTATCTTTATGGACGGAGGAAGTGGGGCTCACCAGTCCGTTACTCCGGAAATGATTCAGTTGGTTTCATCCAATATCGATGTTCCATTAATTGTTGGTGGGGGAATAAAAAACGCCGATATGGCCCAGGAAAAACTCCGGTCAGGCGCCGATTTAATCGTGGTTGGAAATGCCGTGGAGAAGGATGCCGGACTAATTTCAACTATATCAAAAACCGTAAAATCTTATTCTAAGTCTTAGTGAAAATTATCATTATTTCACCACCCAGTCGAATCAAAGGGGAACCGGAAGTTGTAACTGAAATGTTTAAGCAGGGTTTGATGTACTTTCATTTGAAAAAACCCGGCTTTTCAGAAGATGTAATGATTGATTATTTGTTACGAATTCCTGAAGAGTTTCATCCCCGAATTTTTATTCATAACAACTATAGCTTAGTTACAAAATTTAACCTGGCCGGAATTCATCTTAATAAAAAAAGCAGAAAACCGGGGTGGTATCAACAGTTGCGTTTGGCCTACCTTAGGTATAAACGTAAGGATATTAAAGTTACTGCTTCTTATAGTAAACTGGCTAATTTATACTTTGATCCTCCTATTTATGAATATGCATTTTTAAGTCCCATATTTGAAAGCCTTAGTGAAGGTAAGTATCACCCGGCATTTAAAGAACGAGGATTGATGGAGGCCTTGCAAAAATCAAAAAATCCTATCATTGCTTATGGTGGAGTTGAAATGGATAAAATTGAAAAGGTAATTGATTTGGGATTTCAAGGAATGGCCTTGTTGGGCGTAGTTTGGAATGATAGTCATCCGTTAGCCGCTTTTCAGGAAATCCAAATCAAGGTAAAAGCTTATTCAGGCAATAGCTAATCCCATGCAGCCTGATTACCTCGAAATAGCATTATCGCCCAATTCCATTCAATTTTATGCCATTATTACCGGTGTAATTACCGTCTTTTTAACCGCTCGACGAAATATATGGTGCTGGCCGGTTGGGATTGTAAGCACCATTTTAGCTGCCTATGTTTACTTGTTTCAGCAATTGCCTTATGAGGCCTTACTGCAAGTGTTTTATTTGATTATGGCAATTTATGGTTGGATTAACTGGTATAAATCAAGCGAAAGTAAGGGTTTAGTTGTTGAATATACCAGCATAAAACAGCATATTTGGCTTTGCACCACTGCCGCAGTGGTAGGTTTGGGATTAGGGTATTTTTCATTCCTTCATTACCATTCCTATTTAAGCTTTCTGGATGCTTTGCTTACAACCTTTAGTTTGGCCGCCAATTGGTTAGCCGCTAAGCGTAAAATCGAAAATTGGTGGTACTGGATAGTGATCGATTCCATTTCTGTTGGTTTATACCATTATAAAGGAATGGATATGTTTGCTCTTTTGTTCATATTTTATACCTTGTTGGCCATTAGAGGATTAGGGGAATGGAAAGAAGGTTTTCAAGAATAAAACGCATAGCCATTACAGGTCCGGAATGCAGTGGAAAAACCACCTTAGCCAGGCATTTGAAAAAAGTTTGGAATGCAGCATTAGCTGAAGAGTTTGCACGGGAATACTTAGAAAAAATCGATTCTTACAGGTTCGAAGATTTGGATGCTATCCTAGAAGGTCAGCTGGAGAATGAACGAAAAGCAGAGGCAGAAGGCAAAAGCATTGTAGTTTGCGATACCGATGTACTGGTGATTAAAATTTGGAGTGAAGTAAAATTCGGTAAGGTGTCGCCCTTGGTCCAAACCTATTATGAACAAACTCATTACGACCTAACCATTTTATGCAAGCCAATTTACCAATGGGAATTCGATCCATTGCGTGAAGCCCCCGATGAAAATGATCGACTGAGGTTATACCAACTGTATTATCAGGCATTACAGCAAGAAGGTCGCTTGTTTCTTTGCCTTGAACCGGAGTTAGACCAGCCCTAAATTAGGCATTCATACCTGGTTAAACCCAAACGCTGTATTAGATATCGTAATGAAGCATTCAAATGCAAGTTGGATTAAACAGAATGTATCCGCTCTTTTTTTTTAAATTCCTATTATGCGGGCCCCTTCCGCCCATCTAGTTTTATTTTGTACCCCAAACAACCTGCACGGGCGTTCAGGTCACGCTATCGGCTGTAGTCCTCGTCCCCCTAGGCTAAAGCCGTAGGGGTCCTGTGGGCTACTTGCCTCTATCGTTGCCCGAGGGTGCAACCTCAACCTTTTTTATTATCTAACCATTCTCCTTATCTAACCTGCCTCAGCAAGGGAAGGGGCAAAAAAAAAGGACAGGTTTCCCTGTCCTTTTCTGTTCATCTGTATGAACTATTTTTTTGCTTTGGCTTTTGGCGCTGCTTTGGCTGCTGCTTTAGCAGGTGCTGCTTTTTTGTCCAAACCAAAGGCTTTTTTAACAGCATCAACATAATCTAATTTCTCCCATGAAAAAAGTTCAACTTTCAGTTTTTTCACTTTCCCATCCGGAGATTTGAATTCTTTGGTTACCACTTCATTTTTGCGACCCATGTGGCCATAGGCTGCTGTTTCGCTGTAAATCGGGGTGCGAAGTTTAAACCTTTGTTCGATGAAATAAGGGCGCATATCGAACAATTTTTCTACGATTTTTCCTATTTCACCATCACTTAAACCTACTTTGGAAGTTCCGAAGGTGTTTACGTTGATAGAAGTTGGTTGGGCTACACCAATAGCGTATGAAACCTGAACCAAGGCTTCTTTAGCAACTCCGGCTGCTACCAGATTTTTGGCAATGTGACGGGTTGCATAGGCTGCTGAACGGTCAACTTTTGAAGGATCTTTTCCTGAAAATGCACCTCCACCGTGCGCACCTTTACCACCGTAAGTGTCCACAATGATTTTACGTCCGGTTAATCCGGTGTCACCGTGTGGACCTCCAATTACGAATTTGCCGGTTGGATTAATGTGGTATTTAATTT harbors:
- the ychF gene encoding redox-regulated ATPase YchF, which produces MALQCGIVGLPNVGKSTLFNCLSNAKAQAANFPFCTIEPNVGVITVPDDRLNKLSELVKPERIVPTTIEIVDIAGLVKGASKGEGLGNKFLANIRETDAIIHVLRCFEDGNIVHVDGSVNPLRDKETIDFELQMKDLESVEAKLAKVTRAANTGDKEAKKAFEVLTIYKNHLEKGLNARSAPVEEEDKRHVADIFLLTSKPVLYVCNVDEGSVISGNKFSELVKDAVKDEKAEVLLISAAIEADIAQLDSLEDRMSFLADLGLNEPGVNKLIQAAYRLLSLQTYFTAGVKEVRAWTIHHGDTAPQAAGVIHSDFEKGFIRAEVIKYADFLKYGSEVACKEAGKMSVEGKEYIVNDGDIMHFRFNV
- a CDS encoding geranylgeranylglyceryl/heptaprenylglyceryl phosphate synthase, which produces MIYSQLVQRKKEGKKSFALLIDPDKPKKDELLQLIKLANEEGVDYFFVGGSLLTNGSLEDCIVTIKANSTIPVVLFPGNGLMVNKNADAILLLSVISGRNPEMLIGKHVEAAPSLRRSKLEIIPTGYMLIESGKPTSASYMSNTTPIPADKADIAACTAMAGEMLGLKCIFMDGGSGAHQSVTPEMIQLVSSNIDVPLIVGGGIKNADMAQEKLRSGADLIVVGNAVEKDAGLISTISKTVKSYSKS
- a CDS encoding thiamine phosphate synthase, producing MKIIIISPPSRIKGEPEVVTEMFKQGLMYFHLKKPGFSEDVMIDYLLRIPEEFHPRIFIHNNYSLVTKFNLAGIHLNKKSRKPGWYQQLRLAYLRYKRKDIKVTASYSKLANLYFDPPIYEYAFLSPIFESLSEGKYHPAFKERGLMEALQKSKNPIIAYGGVEMDKIEKVIDLGFQGMALLGVVWNDSHPLAAFQEIQIKVKAYSGNS
- the pnuC gene encoding nicotinamide riboside transporter PnuC — translated: MQPDYLEIALSPNSIQFYAIITGVITVFLTARRNIWCWPVGIVSTILAAYVYLFQQLPYEALLQVFYLIMAIYGWINWYKSSESKGLVVEYTSIKQHIWLCTTAAVVGLGLGYFSFLHYHSYLSFLDALLTTFSLAANWLAAKRKIENWWYWIVIDSISVGLYHYKGMDMFALLFIFYTLLAIRGLGEWKEGFQE
- a CDS encoding ATP-binding protein; translated protein: MERRFSRIKRIAITGPECSGKTTLARHLKKVWNAALAEEFAREYLEKIDSYRFEDLDAILEGQLENERKAEAEGKSIVVCDTDVLVIKIWSEVKFGKVSPLVQTYYEQTHYDLTILCKPIYQWEFDPLREAPDENDRLRLYQLYYQALQQEGRLFLCLEPELDQP